The genomic window ACCTGAGAGCACCAAGATACTCATAGGTGAGGTAACAAGCGTTGACATAAGCGAGGAATTTGCTCACGAGAAGCTCTCGCCCGTACTTGCAATGTACAAGGCAAACGACTTTGAAGATGCCTGCGAAAAAGCTGACAGGCTCGTAAAGGACGGCGGCTTCGGCCACACATCTTCCCTTTACGTTGATGCAGCAAACGAGCAGGACAAGATTGACTACTTTGCACACAAGATGAAGACCTGCCGCATACTTGTAAACACCCCCTCCTCTCACGGCGGCATAGGCGACCTTTACAACTTCAAGCTCGCACCGTCGCTCACCCTTGGCTGCGGCTCATGGGGCGGCAACTCGGTATCCGAGAACGTAGGTGTAAAGCACCTGCTCAACATCAAGACTGTAGCTGAGAGGAGAGAGAATATGCTTTGGTTCAGAACACCTGAAAAGGTATACTTCAAAAGAGGCTGTCTGCCTGTTGCACTTGATGAGCTCAAAAACGTAATGGGCAAGAAGAAGGCATTCATCGTTACAGACAACTTCCTTTACAAAAACGGCTTCACAAAGCCCGTGACCGACAAGCTCGACGCTTTGGGCATAATTCACGAGACATTCTTTGACGTAGAGCCCGACCCGTCACTCAGCTGTGCTGTTGCAGGCGCTAAGCAGATGAGCGACTTTGAGCCTGATGTTATAATCGCTATCGGCGGCGGCTCGGCTATGGACGCTGCAAAGATAATGTGGGTACTCTACGAGCACCCCGAGGCTGACTTTATGGACATGGCTATGAGATTCATAGACATAAGAAAGAGAGTATACACATTCCCGAAAATGGGCGAGAAGGCTTACTTTGTAGCTATACCGACTTCTTCCGGCACAGGCTCTGAGGTAACACCTTTCGCAGTTATCACTGACGAGAAGACCGGCCACAAGTATCCGCTTACTGACTATGCACTTCTGCCCAACATGGCTATCGTTGACACTGACATGATGATGAGCGCACCCAAGGGGCTGACAGCTGCATCGGGTCTTGACTGCATGGTACATGACTTAGAGGCTTATGCATCGGTAATGGCAACTGATTTTACAGACGGCATCGCACTCCGCTCGCTCAAGCAGACATTTGACAACCTGCCCGAGTGCGTTGCAAACGGCCAGACAGCATACAAGGCAAGAGAGAACATGGCACACGCTGCGACTATGGCAGGTATGGCATTTGCAAATGCATTCTTAGGCATAGGCCACTCGCTCGCACACAAGCTGGGTGCTTACCACCACCTCCCCCACGGCATCTGCTGCGCTCTTGTTATCAACAATGTAATGAAGTTCAACGCATCGGAAGCACCGCACAAGATGGGAACATTCTCACAGTATGAGTATCCGCACACGCTTGAAAGATACTGCGAGGTAGCCAACTATCTCGGCATCTTCGGCAAGGACAACAAGGACACATTCAAGAAGCTGCTTGCCAAGATAGACGAGCTCAAAGAGACTGCAGGCTGCAAGAAGACTATCGCTGACTACGGCGTCAAGGAGGAGGACTTCCTTGCAACTCTCGATCAGATGAGCGAAGATGCATTTGACGATCAGTGCACAGGCGCTAACCCGAGATATCCGCTTATAAGCGAGCTTAAGGAGATATACCTCGCCTGCTACTACGGCACTGAGTACACTGGTGAATAATACTGCAAACATCAAAGCCCCGGAGGATTTTCGGGGCTTTTGTTATTGACAGAAAACATCAAACGTGCTATAATTCACATAGGAGGTAGTTACTTATGAGAGAGCCGGTAATGACTTTATATATTAATATCACAAATACCGTCGGGCTCAGCAGTGACGACCTCTCGGTAAATATGCTGCACTTTCACGCAAGGGCTGAGGGTGAGCTCTTTAGCGGCGAGACTGTCACTGACGGAGTTGACACGCAGATATTCAAGGACGGCAGCTTTAGTCTTTCGGCAAGGTATATGCTTGAAGGAACTGACTTTAAAGGGCAGAAATGCCGGGTATTTATAGAAAACAACGGTACCACCCTGCTTGACTGCAAGCCTGTGATATACACTGACAGCAAGGCACTCGCTTTTCTTATGGACAGAGAGCTTTACGCTTTGGGCGAGACTGATATAGAGAGCGTGATAATCAGGATATACCAGAAAGATCAGCAGCAATGACCGGACATTATACATTAGGTGATGATTACCATTAAAAACAAGAGCTTGATAAAAGACAAGGCCATAAAAAACGGGATGATCTTTTCCTGCATATTACAGGGCGTGCTGTTTGCAGCGCCGCTTATCATAGGGTTTATGGTCTACTCTGCAACAAAGAGCCACACGGCCGTTTCATGGATACAGCTGCTTGTATATCTTACCTGCACCTTCGGCTGCATACCGCTTAAGAAGTATTTCAGCTCGAAGTGCGATGATGACAGGCTTTTTGTATGCACATATGCTTTCATATATCTTGCGTTGTCGATATTTGAAGCTGTGATAATGCTGATACTGCTTGTAAACAAGGGCTCGTTTTTGATAACGATGACGCTTGATGAAAAGGTGCTTTTCGGAGGGCTTTCAACGGCGGCTTTTGCTTTCTTCTATGATTTTGAGGTATGTCTGCTCCCCTTTATATTAGGGCTGCACG from Ruminococcus sp. NK3A76 includes these protein-coding regions:
- the adhE gene encoding bifunctional acetaldehyde-CoA/alcohol dehydrogenase produces the protein MAKIIDNVAALEEKIAEIKAAQTIYAEYTQEQVDKIFRAAALAANKARIYLAKMAVEETGMGVVEDKVIKNNYAAEYIYNAYKNVKTCGVVEEDKEFGTKKILEPIGIIAAVIPTTNPTSTAIFKAMLALKTRNGIIFSPHPRAKKSTIEAAKIVLEAAVEAGAPENIIGWIDVPSLDLTNTVMKEADIILATGGPGMVKAAYSSGKPALGVGAGNTPAVIDKSADIKVAVNSIIHSKTFDNGMICASEQSVIVDKSIYAEVKKEFKARGCHILNKEDTEKVRKTIIINGALNAKIVGQSAYKIAELAGVKVPESTKILIGEVTSVDISEEFAHEKLSPVLAMYKANDFEDACEKADRLVKDGGFGHTSSLYVDAANEQDKIDYFAHKMKTCRILVNTPSSHGGIGDLYNFKLAPSLTLGCGSWGGNSVSENVGVKHLLNIKTVAERRENMLWFRTPEKVYFKRGCLPVALDELKNVMGKKKAFIVTDNFLYKNGFTKPVTDKLDALGIIHETFFDVEPDPSLSCAVAGAKQMSDFEPDVIIAIGGGSAMDAAKIMWVLYEHPEADFMDMAMRFIDIRKRVYTFPKMGEKAYFVAIPTSSGTGSEVTPFAVITDEKTGHKYPLTDYALLPNMAIVDTDMMMSAPKGLTAASGLDCMVHDLEAYASVMATDFTDGIALRSLKQTFDNLPECVANGQTAYKARENMAHAATMAGMAFANAFLGIGHSLAHKLGAYHHLPHGICCALVINNVMKFNASEAPHKMGTFSQYEYPHTLERYCEVANYLGIFGKDNKDTFKKLLAKIDELKETAGCKKTIADYGVKEEDFLATLDQMSEDAFDDQCTGANPRYPLISELKEIYLACYYGTEYTGE